From Pusillibacter faecalis, one genomic window encodes:
- a CDS encoding Zn-dependent hydrolase yields MYRCDMKSMEDKIKTFSKFGDAGHGGITRYALSEEDKMARAEWLRRMEAIGATIEMDDLANMYATLPGSEPGLKRIVMGSHCDSVKNGGNYDGILGVMSAMEVLETVVRENIPHRHPLTAMIFTNEEGSEFPPCMMCSGTMAHDYMPERFRDNFEYSKMMASKSILTPDVTFGERLAAFPYKGDKANRMSPEKYMALFETHIEQGPILEDAGKDIGVVTCVLGQMLYRVKFYGFAAHAGTFPMKKRHDAFHAAAEALCYLHEEIDKLGYEDLVYTTGEVVIHPCVNTVIPDFFDFSIDVRHENPEVLNKVREILFSLEKREWQKCKCEVVLGWNRDTVYWDKKLVGYVREAVEELGISHMDINSGAGHDAQYISYMIPTTMIFAPSDKGLSHCEVEHTSVEQCTNAATVMLNAVLKADKDQ; encoded by the coding sequence ATGTATCGCTGTGACATGAAGAGCATGGAAGACAAGATTAAAACCTTTAGTAAATTCGGCGATGCCGGCCATGGCGGAATTACTCGCTATGCACTGTCAGAAGAGGACAAGATGGCTCGTGCAGAATGGCTGCGTCGGATGGAAGCTATTGGTGCCACAATTGAGATGGATGATCTGGCTAACATGTATGCCACGCTCCCCGGCTCCGAGCCCGGCCTGAAGCGCATCGTAATGGGATCTCACTGCGACAGCGTGAAAAACGGCGGCAACTATGACGGTATTCTGGGCGTGATGAGCGCCATGGAAGTGCTGGAAACCGTGGTGCGGGAAAACATCCCCCATCGCCACCCCCTGACTGCCATGATTTTCACGAACGAGGAGGGGTCTGAGTTCCCGCCCTGCATGATGTGCTCCGGCACCATGGCACACGATTACATGCCCGAACGTTTCCGGGATAACTTTGAGTACAGCAAGATGATGGCCTCTAAGTCTATCCTGACGCCTGATGTTACCTTTGGCGAGCGTTTGGCTGCCTTCCCCTATAAGGGCGACAAGGCCAACCGTATGAGCCCCGAGAAATACATGGCCCTCTTTGAGACCCACATCGAGCAGGGTCCCATCCTGGAGGATGCCGGCAAGGACATTGGCGTAGTCACCTGCGTGCTGGGCCAGATGCTCTATCGTGTGAAGTTCTATGGCTTTGCGGCTCACGCCGGCACCTTCCCCATGAAGAAGCGCCATGACGCCTTCCACGCTGCCGCCGAGGCCCTGTGCTACCTCCACGAGGAAATTGACAAGCTGGGCTATGAGGATTTGGTCTACACCACCGGCGAGGTTGTGATCCATCCTTGCGTGAATACGGTCATCCCCGACTTCTTTGACTTCTCCATCGATGTACGCCATGAGAATCCCGAGGTTCTCAACAAGGTCCGCGAAATTCTCTTCAGCCTGGAAAAGCGCGAGTGGCAAAAGTGCAAATGTGAGGTGGTTCTGGGCTGGAACCGTGACACCGTGTACTGGGACAAGAAGCTGGTTGGCTATGTCCGCGAGGCTGTGGAAGAGCTGGGGATCTCCCATATGGATATCAATTCTGGCGCCGGCCATGATGCGCAGTACATCTCCTATATGATTCCCACCACGATGATTTTTGCTCCTTCCGACAAGGGCCTTTCTCACTGCGAGGTGGAGCACACCTCTGTGGAGCAGTGCACCAATGCCGCCACTGTTATGCTGAACGCGGTATTAAAGGCTGACAAGGACCAGTAA